The Sphingobacteriaceae bacterium genome has a segment encoding these proteins:
- a CDS encoding gliding motility-associated C-terminal domain-containing protein encodes MRFRLILIFSILFAFVKAQQTGSFNSNPSCATWTVIKPSCSPGCDAKIILTIAQPSCFAGGPYTLPYSIAIAPSGTCPLPTGSGTYNPGTYTISTDACACLGLYFISITDNSATLFDFANVPVNQPSIQRTPGTLGTVTCAPPVACNGSVSQIYFNATAPYNFTVTPPSGAPINTVSNGPLTNTGLCAGIMTVNVLDAQGCTATFTNNIPGPAAFNWGSSTQSVTCFGFCDGAAVVSPTGGTSGYTINWSTGATSVIAAGQTASITGLCANAIISASVTDANGCVYPPFTTTITGPPQLTVTSNATMVSCPGGTNGAISLTVSGGIAPYNFTWTPGPGANSPSITGLGVGGQTVTISNNGGLCTTTLGFNITGPNAWTINPVVTHVQCNGLANGSASLGVDPASGNGGPFQYTWSPVPGGGQGTGTVTGLTAQNYTAVIADITGCTTLAIISVTAPPAYTVAVTTQSLLCFNVCTGGASVTVSGGTGPYSFTWNPNPPAGQGTGTISNSCANSYTVNILDAQGCPTSTTVVITQPSSITPNVSSSSITCAGACNGVITASPSGGNSPYTYTLLLPGGGTTTAGPSLTASLTGLCVGIHTLIIGGTTGCTQSFTFNIQEPNPLIANIVSTSVTCFNGCNGTVAGNVIGGSPGYSFLWTTPTGTASGPALAGQCAGNYTLIVTDANSCTATATATLAEPTQITVTITPTNPSCNGNCNGILNANVGGGTPGYTLSWSNGFIGNPNINLCAGNYTLTVNDANNCTVAVTQSLTNPPNITITVNTSSPSCAGGCNGSATITPSGGTPGYTIQCNVPPLVSNTTGIISGLCTGNYIATVIDANNCSQPVVFSINNPPALSIVVNSVQTSCNACTGGATITPSGGTPTYAIVWTNTLGATVGTTSAMTGLCPGNYTVTVTDVAGCIATANILILQTVNVSIAIAGSGILCFNACTGTAVATPTGGSAPYNFTWTPSGQNTQTATGLCAGVHTVLVTDQFLCSNTATINFVNPPDIIVATSQTNIPCAGFCNGAISATASGGTGVLTYSWLPGGQSTSSITNLCVGGYTLIVFDANNCSKQFTFDIVSNPSITATFTATSPTGCGVSNGSICVTASGGNGGPYTYTWTPGVSNASCATGLGAGAYSVIISDGVCTNTIATALSNPAGPSLTPVSTSVSCFGGNNGGATVTASGGGPYTFTWSPATASAVVGATTTAGSLNSGTYNISVQDMITNCITSQTINILGPPALTVTSSFTNPLCNTSNNGTIVINTSGGTPGYNFAWTPTTGIVGQGTQTVSSLSPAIYTVTITDANSCVQTRTFNVVAPPAITLTATFTNVLCFNACNGSALANGSGGTAPITYSWLPVGGFAGAITASINGLCPNIYTVIATDGNGCSATTTVSVTEPPQLTATLTSIGASCSNSCNASATVAAIGGTPVLTYSWTGSPVTTPTINGLCAGNYSATVSDGNGCFTVMPFVIATVTPFTATLVPTNPLCNSSCNGSITTNLAGNQGTVSFNWAPAGTGQNPTGLCAGNYTLIATDAASCQANAVVTLTNPPAVLANITTTNPSCNGNCNGAAISNATNVTAPVSFTWLPGGQNTPSISSQCAGNFTLTIVDNNSCTVTQTFALVNPPAYTIVPSAAPASCGLNNGSITVVVSGGTPTYNIAWQPGGIPNGSVATGLGAGIYTVNITDINNCTNSLTIPLSNANGPSVTPVSSTSITCNGACTGGATVNLVLISGGTGPYTANWLVPPAPSSVNPINGLCAGTYTAQITDSSLPSACTMFTTVTIAEPPPLIINPSFTLPTCNGICNGTIVLNTSGATPGYTYNWSPLGPNNSPTLTSACAGDYTIQITDANGCLSTETVNLPATLNMTALFNTSQNPCFGNCVGSITITPSGGAPVMNTSWSNGQFGNVASNLCNGTYTALVTDGNGCFNTFTQTINSPTQITATSSIAAPGCSLCNGSATITPSGGTGAPYQFNWTNSATTSVVNNLCAGLYQVLITDANSCTVTQNVLISSNSGITGETFTTQNVSCFGLCNGGATVSPIGGAPVITFSWIAPSSTLSSINNLCPGDYFVQMTDANGCVRTASTSISAVNVLTVNPFVFPPTCGNNDGSISIVPSGGTPGYTINWLPPIVSSGTTVTNLGAGVYGVSITDAAGCTYTQTFTFSNLTAPALTHTQTNVNCFGACTGSIIAEATGTSTPFTYTWSTGANGPVVTSLCSGLVTLTVIASDGCRAFQTFTITENQKLQLSITNTVQPMCADDCNGQITLIPSGGTLPYTFLWSPSSMTTNPATSLCAGPGSLTVYTGTVTDALGCTINETVTLVNPATLTAVSSLTNSSCSSIADGSATVLPAGGTPTFNINWSGPNSFTANTQSINNVLAGDYTVTVVDSKSCTQTSTLTIVPTISITADAGRDTSFCDLGSIILTGTNSSGAVQYEWLQMPIPSPTIAATSSVLVNPPTGTHTFVLITTSSVLACKDTDFVVVNSLALPFVDAGPSFTIPIFSNITIGGAPTSTGAATFTWLPAGTLDNPFIANPIASNTVDVTYTVIVVDPATGCTASDTVRVVLYPQIIIPNGFSPNGDTKNDKWVIDNIQQFPENTVEVYNRWGELLFYRKNYQSDFDGRFNGKDLPVGTYYYVINLNHPAYTKPYTGPLTIFR; translated from the coding sequence TTTTAACGATTGCTCAACCTTCTTGTTTTGCCGGCGGTCCTTACACTTTACCTTACAGTATAGCTATTGCGCCCAGTGGAACTTGCCCTTTACCAACCGGTAGCGGTACTTATAACCCCGGCACGTATACCATCAGTACTGATGCTTGTGCTTGTTTGGGTTTATATTTCATTTCAATTACCGACAATAGTGCAACATTATTTGATTTCGCGAATGTACCGGTGAATCAACCGAGTATTCAAAGAACTCCGGGAACTTTAGGTACTGTCACATGCGCTCCACCTGTTGCTTGTAATGGGTCAGTTAGCCAGATATATTTTAATGCTACTGCCCCTTATAATTTCACAGTTACTCCACCTTCAGGAGCACCAATTAACACAGTTTCTAATGGCCCATTAACCAATACGGGATTGTGTGCGGGTATAATGACTGTTAACGTTTTGGATGCCCAGGGTTGCACGGCAACTTTCACAAATAACATCCCGGGTCCGGCTGCTTTTAATTGGGGATCATCCACCCAAAGTGTAACTTGTTTTGGATTTTGTGACGGTGCTGCAGTTGTGTCTCCTACAGGGGGAACATCGGGATATACAATAAATTGGAGTACAGGTGCAACAAGTGTTATTGCCGCAGGTCAAACCGCATCCATCACCGGATTGTGCGCAAACGCAATAATTAGTGCGTCTGTTACCGATGCAAACGGTTGCGTTTACCCTCCCTTTACCACAACAATTACCGGCCCCCCTCAATTAACAGTAACCTCAAACGCAACCATGGTATCGTGTCCTGGAGGAACAAACGGCGCCATATCGCTAACCGTTAGTGGGGGAATTGCCCCTTACAATTTCACATGGACGCCAGGCCCCGGCGCCAATTCACCTAGCATTACTGGTTTAGGTGTAGGAGGACAAACAGTTACAATTTCTAATAATGGTGGACTATGTACAACCACCTTAGGATTTAATATTACAGGTCCAAATGCCTGGACAATAAATCCTGTTGTCACACATGTACAATGTAATGGTTTGGCAAATGGCTCGGCATCATTAGGTGTAGACCCCGCCAGTGGAAATGGAGGCCCATTTCAATATACTTGGTCGCCTGTACCTGGAGGCGGACAAGGTACTGGAACGGTTACCGGGTTAACAGCACAAAATTATACAGCGGTGATAGCAGATATTACCGGTTGTACAACCTTAGCGATTATTTCTGTTACAGCTCCTCCGGCATATACGGTTGCAGTTACTACGCAGTCATTATTATGTTTTAATGTTTGTACAGGAGGTGCCTCAGTAACAGTTTCGGGTGGTACCGGACCTTATTCATTTACCTGGAATCCTAATCCTCCGGCAGGACAGGGAACCGGAACAATTTCCAATTCATGTGCTAATTCTTATACAGTAAATATTTTAGATGCTCAAGGTTGTCCAACAAGTACAACTGTTGTAATTACGCAACCTTCTAGTATTACGCCAAATGTTTCATCATCATCAATCACCTGTGCCGGTGCTTGTAACGGGGTAATCACGGCCTCTCCAAGCGGTGGAAATTCGCCTTATACTTATACTTTGTTATTGCCCGGCGGAGGCACAACTACAGCCGGCCCAAGTTTGACCGCATCGTTAACAGGATTGTGCGTAGGAATTCACACTTTAATTATTGGAGGAACCACGGGTTGTACACAAAGCTTTACTTTTAATATTCAAGAACCAAACCCTTTAATTGCAAATATTGTATCAACTTCGGTAACTTGTTTTAATGGTTGTAATGGAACGGTAGCCGGAAATGTTATAGGCGGAAGTCCGGGTTATTCTTTTTTATGGACTACTCCAACAGGAACGGCCTCAGGTCCGGCGCTAGCTGGCCAATGTGCTGGTAATTATACTCTAATTGTTACAGATGCCAATAGTTGTACTGCAACAGCAACAGCTACATTGGCAGAACCTACACAAATTACAGTAACAATTACACCAACTAATCCGAGTTGCAATGGTAATTGCAATGGAATATTAAATGCAAATGTAGGAGGTGGTACGCCGGGATATACGCTTTCTTGGTCAAATGGATTCATAGGAAATCCAAATATTAACCTTTGTGCAGGAAATTATACGCTTACCGTAAATGATGCAAATAATTGTACAGTTGCAGTTACGCAATCACTTACAAATCCCCCAAATATTACAATAACTGTCAATACCTCTAGCCCAAGTTGTGCAGGAGGTTGTAATGGCTCTGCAACAATAACGCCTTCTGGAGGAACTCCGGGTTATACAATCCAATGTAATGTGCCACCACTCGTTTCAAATACAACGGGAATAATTTCCGGATTGTGTACAGGGAATTATATCGCCACAGTCATTGATGCAAATAACTGTAGCCAACCTGTCGTATTCAGTATTAATAATCCGCCTGCTTTAAGTATAGTTGTAAATAGTGTTCAAACAAGTTGTAATGCATGTACAGGTGGAGCAACAATTACGCCTTCAGGTGGAACTCCAACTTACGCCATTGTATGGACTAACACTTTAGGCGCAACAGTAGGAACAACTTCTGCAATGACAGGTCTTTGTCCGGGAAATTATACAGTAACGGTTACGGATGTTGCAGGGTGTATTGCAACTGCAAATATTTTAATTCTCCAAACAGTGAATGTTTCCATTGCAATTGCTGGATCCGGAATTTTATGTTTTAATGCATGTACAGGAACAGCTGTAGCAACTCCTACAGGTGGTAGTGCCCCTTATAATTTTACATGGACACCTTCGGGTCAAAATACACAAACCGCAACAGGCCTTTGCGCCGGAGTTCATACGGTTTTAGTAACAGATCAGTTCTTATGTTCTAATACTGCCACAATTAATTTTGTGAATCCTCCAGATATAATAGTTGCCACTTCACAAACTAACATTCCATGTGCTGGATTTTGCAATGGCGCAATTTCAGCAACAGCCTCTGGTGGAACGGGCGTTCTTACCTATTCATGGCTTCCGGGCGGACAAAGTACTTCTTCAATAACTAACCTGTGTGTTGGCGGATACACACTTATTGTATTCGATGCGAATAATTGTTCTAAGCAATTTACTTTTGATATAGTTTCTAATCCTTCTATCACTGCAACTTTTACTGCTACAAGTCCAACCGGTTGCGGTGTTTCGAATGGAAGTATTTGTGTAACCGCAAGTGGCGGTAATGGCGGACCCTATACTTATACCTGGACACCCGGGGTGAGTAATGCAAGTTGTGCAACCGGTTTAGGAGCTGGAGCATATTCTGTAATTATTTCAGACGGTGTTTGTACCAATACTATTGCTACTGCATTATCCAATCCTGCTGGCCCTTCTTTAACGCCGGTATCAACTTCCGTCTCCTGTTTTGGTGGAAATAACGGTGGGGCTACGGTAACCGCAAGTGGTGGTGGTCCTTATACTTTCACCTGGTCGCCAGCAACTGCCTCTGCCGTTGTTGGGGCTACTACAACAGCAGGATCTTTAAATTCCGGAACCTATAATATTTCCGTTCAGGATATGATAACGAATTGTATCACTTCACAAACTATAAATATTCTTGGACCGCCGGCTTTAACAGTCACGTCTTCATTCACTAATCCACTTTGTAATACAAGCAATAATGGAACAATAGTAATTAATACAAGTGGAGGCACGCCCGGTTATAATTTCGCCTGGACTCCTACAACAGGAATTGTTGGACAAGGAACGCAAACGGTTTCGAGTTTATCACCGGCAATTTATACGGTAACGATAACAGATGCTAATTCATGTGTGCAAACCCGCACATTTAATGTTGTTGCTCCGCCAGCAATTACACTAACCGCAACATTCACAAACGTGTTGTGTTTTAATGCATGTAATGGATCTGCGTTAGCTAACGGTTCGGGAGGCACAGCCCCGATAACTTACTCTTGGCTTCCTGTTGGTGGATTTGCAGGAGCGATAACAGCTTCTATTAACGGATTATGTCCAAATATTTATACCGTAATTGCCACTGATGGTAATGGTTGTTCGGCCACTACTACAGTATCTGTTACAGAACCTCCTCAGCTAACTGCTACATTAACTTCAATAGGCGCTTCTTGTTCAAATTCTTGTAATGCATCTGCAACAGTTGCAGCCATTGGTGGTACGCCTGTTCTCACCTATTCTTGGACTGGTTCGCCTGTAACTACACCAACCATTAATGGATTATGTGCAGGCAATTATTCTGCTACGGTTAGCGATGGGAATGGTTGTTTTACGGTAATGCCTTTTGTTATTGCCACGGTTACCCCATTCACAGCAACTCTAGTACCTACAAATCCGTTATGTAATAGTTCATGTAATGGAAGTATTACCACCAATCTTGCCGGAAATCAGGGAACCGTTAGTTTTAATTGGGCACCGGCGGGAACAGGGCAAAATCCAACCGGATTATGTGCCGGAAATTATACTTTAATTGCAACCGACGCCGCTTCATGTCAGGCGAATGCGGTTGTAACGCTTACAAACCCACCGGCGGTTTTAGCAAATATAACAACCACAAACCCTTCTTGTAATGGAAATTGTAATGGCGCTGCCATTAGTAATGCTACCAATGTAACTGCTCCGGTTAGTTTTACTTGGTTACCCGGCGGACAAAATACACCTTCTATTTCTTCTCAGTGTGCCGGTAATTTCACATTAACAATTGTTGACAATAATAGTTGTACAGTTACTCAAACCTTTGCTTTGGTTAACCCTCCTGCTTATACGATTGTCCCTTCTGCGGCACCTGCTAGTTGTGGTTTAAATAATGGATCAATCACTGTAGTTGTTTCTGGTGGAACTCCAACTTATAATATTGCTTGGCAACCAGGTGGAATCCCTAACGGTTCAGTTGCTACCGGTTTAGGAGCCGGAATTTATACAGTTAATATAACAGACATAAATAATTGTACAAACTCTCTTACTATTCCGTTAAGTAATGCCAATGGTCCAAGTGTAACTCCGGTAAGTTCTACAAGTATTACTTGTAATGGAGCTTGCACAGGAGGAGCAACCGTTAACTTAGTGCTAATTTCCGGAGGAACCGGTCCATATACCGCAAATTGGTTAGTGCCTCCTGCCCCGAGTTCAGTTAACCCTATTAATGGTTTATGTGCCGGAACTTACACTGCACAAATTACTGATTCTAGTTTACCAAGTGCTTGTACCATGTTTACAACGGTAACCATTGCCGAGCCTCCTCCATTAATTATTAATCCAAGCTTTACTTTACCAACATGTAACGGAATTTGTAATGGAACTATAGTATTGAATACTTCCGGAGCAACTCCTGGTTATACCTACAATTGGTCTCCGCTTGGTCCAAATAACTCACCAACCTTAACAAGTGCTTGTGCCGGAGATTATACCATTCAAATTACAGACGCAAACGGCTGTCTTTCTACAGAAACTGTGAATTTACCGGCAACGTTAAATATGACAGCTTTATTCAACACATCGCAAAATCCTTGTTTTGGAAATTGTGTAGGCTCAATCACGATTACGCCTTCGGGTGGTGCGCCGGTGATGAATACCAGTTGGAGTAATGGACAATTCGGAAATGTTGCGAGTAATTTATGCAATGGCACGTATACAGCTTTAGTTACTGATGGAAATGGTTGTTTTAACACGTTCACGCAAACGATTAATTCCCCAACTCAAATTACAGCCACATCATCTATTGCTGCTCCGGGATGTAGTTTATGTAATGGCTCGGCAACTATTACTCCTTCCGGTGGAACAGGAGCTCCATATCAGTTTAATTGGACCAACAGCGCAACTACTTCCGTGGTAAATAATTTATGTGCAGGATTATATCAAGTATTAATCACTGACGCCAATAGCTGTACAGTAACACAAAATGTTTTAATTAGTAGTAACAGCGGTATTACCGGAGAAACATTTACTACACAAAATGTAAGTTGTTTTGGATTATGTAATGGTGGAGCTACTGTTAGTCCAATCGGTGGGGCACCGGTAATTACATTTAGTTGGATCGCACCTTCTTCAACATTAAGTTCAATTAATAATTTATGTCCGGGAGATTATTTTGTCCAAATGACTGATGCGAATGGATGTGTACGAACTGCTTCTACATCTATAAGCGCTGTAAATGTTTTAACTGTAAATCCTTTTGTTTTCCCACCAACTTGTGGAAATAATGACGGTTCTATTAGTATTGTACCTTCCGGTGGAACTCCTGGATACACGATAAACTGGCTACCTCCAATTGTTAGTTCAGGCACAACAGTAACAAATTTAGGCGCCGGTGTATATGGAGTGTCAATTACAGATGCGGCAGGATGTACCTATACTCAAACATTCACATTTAGCAATCTAACAGCGCCTGCATTAACACACACTCAAACAAATGTAAATTGTTTTGGTGCTTGTACAGGTTCAATTATTGCGGAAGCCACCGGAACTAGCACACCATTTACTTATACGTGGAGCACAGGAGCAAATGGTCCAGTAGTCACTAGTTTATGTTCCGGATTAGTTACATTAACCGTCATTGCCAGTGATGGCTGTCGCGCATTCCAAACATTCACAATTACAGAAAATCAAAAATTACAATTGAGTATTACCAATACCGTTCAGCCAATGTGCGCTGATGATTGTAACGGACAAATAACCTTAATTCCAAGCGGAGGTACGCTACCTTATACATTCTTATGGTCACCTTCGAGTATGACCACAAATCCAGCCACAAGTCTTTGTGCCGGCCCTGGTAGCCTAACGGTTTACACCGGTACGGTAACTGATGCTTTAGGTTGTACTATCAATGAAACGGTAACTTTAGTTAATCCGGCAACATTAACAGCTGTGAGTTCATTAACAAATTCTTCTTGTAGCTCCATTGCAGACGGTTCTGCAACCGTATTACCAGCGGGCGGCACACCTACATTTAATATTAATTGGAGTGGTCCAAATTCTTTTACGGCAAATACACAATCCATAAATAATGTTTTAGCTGGTGATTATACTGTTACGGTGGTTGATTCAAAAAGCTGTACGCAAACCAGCACATTAACAATTGTACCTACAATTTCTATAACAGCAGATGCAGGACGAGATACTTCTTTCTGTGATTTAGGTTCAATTATATTAACCGGAACTAATTCATCTGGTGCTGTTCAATATGAATGGCTTCAAATGCCAATTCCTTCACCTACCATTGCAGCAACTTCCTCAGTTTTGGTTAATCCGCCGACAGGAACTCACACCTTTGTTTTAATTACTACTTCAAGCGTATTAGCATGTAAAGACACAGATTTTGTTGTTGTAAATTCATTAGCATTACCATTTGTTGATGCAGGGCCTTCATTCACAATCCCAATTTTTTCTAACATAACCATTGGTGGAGCTCCAACTTCTACGGGTGCAGCAACTTTCACTTGGTTACCTGCAGGAACTTTAGATAATCCGTTTATCGCTAATCCTATAGCTTCAAATACAGTAGATGTAACTTATACGGTAATAGTGGTTGATCCGGCAACAGGCTGTACGGCTAGCGATACTGTAAGAGTAGTTTTATATCCGCAAATCATTATTCCTAATGGCTTTAGTCCGAATGGAGATACAAAGAATGATAAATGGGTTATTGATAATATTCAACAATTCCCTGAAAATACAGTTGAAGTGTATAATAGATGGGGTGAATTATTGTTTTATCGAAAGAATTATCAATCTGATTTTGATGGTAGATTTAATGGAAAGGATTTGCCTGTTGGTACCTATTATTATGTTATTAATTTAAATCATCCGGCTTACACAAAACCATATACTGGGCCATTAACTATTTTCAGGTAA
- a CDS encoding type IX secretion system membrane protein PorP/SprF, with product MKKYLYIFIFSLLLVFVNAQQLPQYTQYMLNELAINPAVSGKEEYADVRTNNRLQWIGITDAPRTYMLTAHGPIKDKNMGLGMNLYTDIVGPTRRTGINFSYAYHLKLKEDLHLSMGLSAGVLQWGIDGHKLILHDPGDENLLVNYQTTYVPDFGTGIYFHKKDRFYFGFSVPQLYQAKIGLYEKNSKSRLASHYNLNGAYKFDLNEDFKIEPSFLVKYAIPAPPKFDGGLRVIYKETIWLGGAYRHNDSFTALIGYLYKNYLMVGYSYDYTTTNIRKYSTGTHELMLGIRFTKKQSSAWEQEVEK from the coding sequence ATGAAAAAATATCTATACATATTTATTTTTAGTCTTCTACTTGTGTTCGTTAATGCGCAACAATTACCACAGTATACTCAGTATATGCTGAATGAATTGGCTATAAATCCTGCAGTATCCGGGAAAGAGGAATATGCCGATGTGAGAACTAATAACAGGTTACAATGGATAGGAATTACCGATGCTCCACGTACCTATATGCTAACTGCACATGGTCCAATCAAAGATAAAAATATGGGATTAGGTATGAATTTGTATACTGATATCGTTGGCCCGACAAGAAGAACCGGGATTAATTTCTCTTATGCCTATCATTTAAAATTAAAGGAAGATTTGCATTTATCAATGGGATTAAGCGCCGGAGTGTTACAGTGGGGTATAGACGGACACAAACTAATTCTTCATGATCCAGGCGATGAGAATTTGCTAGTGAATTATCAAACTACTTACGTGCCCGACTTTGGAACAGGGATTTATTTTCATAAAAAAGATCGATTTTATTTCGGATTTAGCGTGCCTCAATTGTATCAGGCTAAAATTGGTTTATATGAAAAAAATAGTAAAAGTCGATTGGCCAGCCATTATAATTTAAACGGCGCTTACAAATTTGATTTAAACGAGGATTTTAAAATTGAACCCTCTTTTTTAGTAAAATATGCAATTCCGGCTCCACCTAAATTTGATGGCGGATTAAGAGTTATTTACAAGGAAACAATTTGGCTAGGAGGGGCTTATCGCCATAACGATTCCTTTACCGCGTTAATCGGATATCTTTATAAAAACTATTTAATGGTGGGCTATTCATATGATTATACAACAACCAACATCAGAAAATATTCCACCGGCACTCATGAACTTATGCTTGGCATACGTTTTACTAAAAAACAGTCTTCCGCCTGGGAGCAAGAGGTAGAAAAATAA